Within Desulfobacterales bacterium, the genomic segment AATGGGGACGTCGCCTTTGCCTTGTGCATCAACTTCGACATGACCGATTTTCTCAACGCCGCCCACGCCTTGGAAATATTAACCAGTGCTGCCGGCGCCTTCAATGGTCACGAAAAGGCTGAAACATTCGCCATGACCATCACCGAAACGTTCGAAGCCTTATTCAGCCAAGCCGTTGCCAAAATAGGCAAGGAGCCCGCCTCCATGTCCATGGAAGAAAAGATAGAACTGGTCAAGGAACTGGAAACCCTCGGGGTTTTCCATATCAAAGGTGGCACCGACCAGGCGGCCCTGCTCATGGGGGTCTCCAAATATACGATATACAACTACCTGAAAAAAATCCACGCGGAGCAGGGCCTCAACCGGTTCTGATCTGCGGGTAAAAAAACAAAGGAGAATAAACATATGTCAGTCAACGATTCGCTGCGTTCTATCTCAACCCCAAAAGCCCCTGCCGCCATCGGACCCTATTCCCAGGGAGTCGTCGCCGGCAACCTGCTTTTTATATCCGGCCAGCTGCCGCTGGACCCAAAAACTGGAGAATTCGTCCAAGGCGGCATCGAAGAATATACACACCAGTGCCTGAAAAATTTAAAAGCAATCGCCGAGGCGGCCGGCAGCAGTCTTGAGCGGGCCGTCAAGGTCACCGTCTTTTTAACAAACATGGAAGATTTTGCCTGTGTCAACCAGGTATATACCCAATATTTCTCTGATAACCTGCCGGCCAGGTCGGCTTTTCAGGTGGCCGCCTTGCCTAAAAACGCAGCTATCGAGATCGAAGCCATCATCAACATATAGATTTACAGGAGGTTTTCATGAATTTAGCTCAATTCCCGCGTCGTCGCTACACCGAAGGACAAACGCCCATGGAGTACTTGCCCCGGTTCAGTGCCGCCGTGGGCGGACCCAATATTTATATCAAAAGGGATGATCTGCTGGGCCTGACATCCGGCGGAAACAAGACCCGCAAGCTTGAATTCCTTGTTGCGGACGCACTGGCCCAGGGTGCGGACACCCTGATCACCTGCGGCGCCGTGCAGTCCAACCACTGCCGGCTGACCCTTGCGGCAGCCGTAAAGGAGGGCTTGAAATGCCGGCTGGTACTTGAAGAACGGGTTCCGGGTAGTTACAACCCTAAAGCATCCGGTAACAACTTTTTGTTCAACCTTCTGGGGGTGGAAAAAATCAAGGTGGTTCCCGCAGGCTCCAACATGTTGGAGGCCATGGGCCGGGTTGCCGAGGCGCTGGCCGCCGAAGGCCGCAAGGGATACATCATTCCCGGCGGCGGCTCCAATCCCATTGGTGCAACGGGGTATGTGGCCTGCGCCCAGGAAATCCAGGCCCAGCTTTTTGAAAAAAATATCCGTATTGACCGAATTGTTACAGCTTCGGGCAGTGCCGGCACCCATGCCGGACTGCTCGTTGGTGTTTGCGGCTGCAACATGAACATCCCTGTCGTGGGCATCGGTGTGAGCCGTGATCCCAAGGACCAGGACCCGCTGGTCTATGACCTGGCCTTGAAAACGGCTGAGCGGGTGGGGGTCAAGCAGGAGATCCCCCGGGAGGCGGTGGTGACATTCGGCGACTACTGGCGCCCCAAGTACTCGGTTCCCAACAAGAAGATGGTCGAAGCGGTGAACCTGATGGCCCAAATCGAAGGCATCCTGCTGGACCCGGTTTACACGGGAAAAGCCATGGCCGGCCTGATCGATTTGAGCCGAAGCGGCTATTTCAAAAAAGGCGAAAATATCCTTTTTGTGCATACGGGCGGTTCGCCGGGACTGTATGCTTATATTCAACCTCTACTCGGACTGGAAGAAGTCGCGGACTGATCGTCCTATTCGGCACCCCGACAACGCTCGGCCGCGGGGGGTGCCGTCGGCGACGGGTTGATCGGGAAGAAGAGCGGTTATGAGAGAAAAAATTATCGGCATCATCGGCGGTATGGGGCCGGAAGCCACCATCGATCTGATGACCCGGGTCATCAGGGCAACGCCGGCGTTGGACGATATGGATCATATTCGTCTGGTGGTGGACAATAATCCCAAAGTGCCCTCAAGGATCAAAGCGCTGATTGAAAAAACCGGCGAAAGCCCTCTGACTTGCCTACAGGAAATGGCCCGTAAGATGGCCGATTGGGGTGTCGATGTTCTGGCCATGCCCTGTAATACGGCGCACTACTACCATCCAGGCATTCAAGATGCCGTTCGCATTCCGGTGCTCGATATGATCGGGTTGAGCGTTGCGGCGATCATCGCCGGCCATCCTGGTTTGAAAACCGTGGGCTTGCTCGCCTCTACCGCTGTTATCGACCTGCAACTCTACGAAAAACGATTTGCCGACAAGGGGGTCGCGCTGATCATGCCCGCCAATGGTCTTCAGGAAGGGATCATGAGCACCATTCGCAAGATTAAGACCGGTCGATACGGGAAGGAAGAGGGTGACGCCCTGCAGTCTGCCTCCGCCGACCTGGTGAATAAGGGTGCCGAAGTTCTGTTGGTGGCCTGCACCGAGTTGTCCATAATCACCGGCGAAATTGATGTCCCGGTCCCATGTTACGATTCCGCCCAGGTTCTAGCGGAGGCCATTGTCCATGCTGCCAGAGAAACGGGTTGAGCACATGCCCAGACCAAGAATAGATGATCCAAGAATCAGGGAATCTTTATCGATGCTACCTTTTAGCGATTTGATTTTTAACCATTTTTATATGTCTGTTGTCTTTCAATATTTTTGGCGGAAAAATACATAGCTGTTTGATTGGAATCAACCGGATTCCACTAGGAGGAAGGCACCTCTTTTTATAAACCTACGCATTGCAAAAAGGAGAAAAAAGATGAGAAAGTGTTTCAAAATTTTCGTAGTTATTTTGGCAGTTACATCAATTTTAATAACGGGCGGATTTATTTCAGCCCAGGCAAAGGAAATAGTTCTTAAACTCGCCCATCCCAATGTTCCGCAACATCCCATGGGAGAGGGCTATGAACTTTTTAAAACTGAACTTGAAAAGCGCTCCGGTGGCATTTTTCGTGTAGATATATATGACAGCTCAAAATATGGCAACTTTGATGCGGTCGTACAAGGCCTCCAAATGGGCGTGTTGCAGATGGGGTCGGATGCCCCAAACAATTTATCTGTATTCAATCCTCAGCTGATGTTCCTGGATATGCCGTTTGTTATTCCTAGTTATGAGGCTTCAGATGTTATTACAGACGGTCCGATTGGAAAGAGATTGGCTAGCTCGCTTGAAAAAAATGGTATTCTGGGCCTGGGGTACATCGAAATTGGTTTTCGGCAAATATTTGCCAACCGTCCGATTCGGACCCTTGAAGACGCTAAAGGTTTGAAAATCCGCGCAACCCATTCCAAGGCACACATCGCAATCCTTAAATCCCTTGGGATGAATCCCACCCCGGTTGCCTGGGGGGAGGTCTACACCGCCCTTCAGCAAAAAACAGTTGACGGAATAGATATAGATTTAAATTTGGCATGGTTCAACAAATTTCCTGAAATAACAAAGTATGTTACTTTAACCCGGAGTTTTTATAGCCCGCACCTGGTGATGATATCAAAGATGTTTTGGCAAAAACTGACCCCGCAGGAACAGGCTTGGGTCAGTGAGTCCTTTGCAAGTATGCAGAAATTCGAGCGTGAAAAAATTCGCAGCAATGAGGCAATTATTATCGAGAAGATAAAAGCTTCCGGAGGCGAGATCATTGAGCTTTCACCAGCAGAACGTGAGCGATGGATCAAAGCTACCGCTGGCGTGGCTCCCTCTTTTGCCACAGCTGTGCCGCCTGAACTTATTGAAGAAATGAAGGCATCCATCAAGGCAAAATTAAAATAATAATTGTAGAACTATTTGAAAAGATCAAGGGCGGCAGGCAGAGCAAACATCTGCCTGCCACTTTTGAGAGGGTCATTATGAAAATTTTTGTAAATTGGCTAAATAAGTTTGAAGAAGCCACCTCTTCAGTTGCCCTTTCCCTGATGGCCATCATCATTATTTTACAAGTATTTCAGCGATACGTGGTGCAGCACTCTCTAGATTGGCCGGAAGAGCTGGCGAGATATCTATTTATCTATTCAGTGTATGTCGGCGCCAGCTATGCAGCTTTAGGGCGTCGTCACCTTGAAGTAACAATTGTTCGCACGATTTTTGGCAAAAAAATAGGCAAGCTTTTTACGATCTTAGCATATAGTATCACCGTCGTATTCTGTGGTCTGATGTTTGTCTGGGGCATTAAAATGGTTCTTTTTGTGATTGAATCTAATCAACTGGCCCCTGCCTTGCAATTCCCAATGTATATCGCCTATATATGTATCCCATTAGGTTTTTTGTTAATGGGTATTCGCACACTTTGGGTTATTTGGAAGCTACTTTCTGAAGAATTAAACAGCTGATTCGCTAAACAACCAAATTCCCAAATTTTTCTATAAAACAGTGTTATTGCACCGTGTAGATTGTAAAGCTTTTGTCAAAACAAAGCAGCAAAGGCTTTGATAACGGTGCTTTATTAAGCAAGGAGTACTGGTATGGATTTTCCTGTTTTGCTTATCGTTATTTCCCTTCCGATCATGCTTATTCTAAGCGTCCCAATCGGTGTTGCAATTGGTTTAAGCGTAGCTATTGCAGTTATAGCAGCTGATCTTCCTGTTCAATTTTTGATGCAAAAAATGTTTTTTTCGCTGGATGCTTTCCCCTTGCTCGCCGTACCTTTTTTTATTATGGCGGGCGAGATCATGCAAAAAGGAAGCATGGCGGAATCTTTGCTTAAAGTCTCTCGTTGTCTAATCGGTCATGTCACTGGGGGATTGGCTCATGTTTCTGTGCTCACCTGTATGTTCTACGGTGCGCTTAGCGGCTCAGGGCCGGCAACTGTTGCTGCGGTGGGCGGGGTAATGATTCCTTCTATGGAAAAAGAGGGATTTTCCAAATCGTTTTCAACAGCCACCAATGTTTCCGCAGGGTGTCTTGGGGTTATGATTCCTCCCAGCGTTCCACTTATAATCTATGGCACCACAGCCAACGTTTCTGTGGGCGATTTATTTATTGCCGGTATTGTACCGGGGATATTCATCGGAATAGTGTTAATGATTACCTGCTATTTTCTTTCAAGAATCTATGGGTTTAAAACTAAAAGCGATAAGGCCACCTTTAAAGAAACATTGAGGGCATTTTCGGAGGCGAAGTATGCTCTTTTCGTACCCATTATTGTTCTTGGGGGTATATATGGAGGAATTACCACCCCGACAGAAGCAGGCGCCATCGCGGTTACCTACGCTCTTATCGTAGAAGGCTTGGTTTTAAAAAAGCTGACCGTTCAAAAACTTTGGTTAATCTTGCGCGGCACCACAGTGACAAACGCCACCATTTTTTTGGTGGTTGCAACGGCTTCAGCGCTGGGGCAAATTCTGCTTATTTATAACGTTCCGGACCTTCTCGTAAAGGCCCTTTCAGGAGTGGCAGAAAATAGAGCCCTGTTACTATTTGTGATTATTCTGATGCTGTTGGTGTTGGGTACATTTATGGATGCTTTGGCCAATATCCTTATTCTTACCCCCCTCTTGCAGCCATTGGTAGTCGGCGCCGGCATCGACATGACACATTTCGGAATAATAATGATAGCCACCGTTTCCCTGGGATTTTTAACACCCCCTGTAGGGGTAAACCTTTTTGTAGGTTGCGGTATCAGCGGCATAAGTATCGAAAGCCTCAGTTATGCTGTCCTGCCTTTTCTATTAACCATGACGATAGCAATACTTATATTAGCCTATGTGCCATCAATTGTACTTTGTCTATTATAATCAATAAGTGGAGGCCAATTCCGTGAAAATAACGCTTTCTAAAGATCAAAAAGGATTATTGGGCCTTACGGGACATATTGGCGTAGGTCATGTGCATAGCCATTCAGGTTTTGTCCAAGAAGACGGTGCAGGTTTTGCAGTTGTGAGCAAAATAATAAATGAGGCTGCACCGGTTGACCTGCGTATTGCTCATGTTGAAGTGGTTTCTGAAAATGGTTGCATTACAGTGAAGCTTAAAGGAGGGGGCGCGGGGACAATAAATGCCCGCAGCGGTATCACTCCGGCTGAAGTGGCTCTCATGCAAAACGCAGTTGGAAAAGATGGATTTTGTCCACAAACTTTGGCGACGACTATTTTTGGTCGAATAAATGGCCAGGGAGTTCTGGAAGTTCCAAATGCATTCATAACAGCGACGGCCATTGCAGTGCTAAATACATTCTTACAAAACTACCCAGATCAGTTTTCCATTGTTACGGAAGATACACCGATGAGTGCCGGATGCACCATGGGCACGGTGTTGCAAATAGATGAGATGTCAGTATCCACCATGCTTACAGTCAATGCCGGTGAAGGCGGCATTGGTCCCAACGAGGACACAGAGGGTAATGTGCCTATCGGAAATAAAGGAAAGCTGATGCGAAAACTCGGCATGGATTGTCTGCCAACGATCATTGTTGAAGCTAAAGCTTATGTTCCTTTTTGGAAGGAGTTTATCAAGGAGACAACACTCATTGTTCGTGCTAATGAAATTCATGACAACACTGTGGTTGGGGAATGTATTGTTAAAGCAGCAGAAAATCTGGGGTATCCGGTTTTTCAACCCAAACAGCCCTATCCTCGAAAAATAGGATCCCTTGCCAAAGCGACTCAAGACGTTGCCGGTAGGATTGTTGATTTCGGGAACGGCTTTGCCAAAGCTAAAACCGCTGGGGAGAAAAATTTGATTGCTGCTCAGTTGGCAATGCTTGTAAAGCATGATTTGGGTGGCGTTACCTTTATGAGCGATGAAGTCAATAACGTGGTTGATAACGGCGGACTTCTGCCTGGCACTGCTGCGGTACTTTCATCTGCTGTAACATCATCCTATGCCGCCCATTACCAAATACCAGTGCTATGCGAGCATGACGTCGATATGTATCGGAATACAATTATTGAGGCCTTTAGGCTTTTACGACACAGGTTGGTAGAAGCAAAAGAACAGTTGCAGGAACGGGCAGTTCCTGCTGAGCGGATTAAGTATATGGAGCAAATTGCGCTTAAAAAAAAGAGCCGCCCGTTAAAGAATTAGTTAAAAGAAATAACACCCTCCTTGAAAAGTGTATCGACAATTTTTTCTTGATCTGTATAATCAAAAGGGCAAATCATTTTCGGTCCATCTCGAACCCGTTATTTCATAATTATCAGCATTCACTGATCAGCACCAGTCACCCGTCCATAGCGGTCAGGGCCCCCGTTTAAAATCTTTTTCCAGACTGTCCATAGTTATCAAAAACTCATCACAGAAACAGGGAACATCGGTTGGTATGGATCGCACCATAAGACAAAGACCCTAATTAAATGTATGATTTTATTATTGACACAAATCCGGCGGGAGTTATAATCGCTCCGGTTTTCATCCGGGTTATAGTGATTGTTAAAACAACGTTTCATTTTGTCCTGAAAATTACGATCTAAACGGATGTCGTCAAACGAGGTGGAAAGTTATGGTAAGATCGAGAATGACCGCTGTGCACATGGCCCTGATTTTTCTTGCCGTTTTGATGCTGTGGATTGCTGTACCAGGGTCCGCCGCCGGCAAGGAACTGAAACTGGCCCACTTTATGCCGCCGGTGCATCTTCTGCACCAGAAAGTTTTTACGCCCCTGGCCGAGGATCTGGCTAAAGCCAGCGGTGGAGATCTTACAATTAAAATTTTTCCGTCCGAGGCCCTGGGCAAAGGTCCTGTTCAGCAGTATAAACGGGCCGTCGAAGGGGTTGCCGACATCACCTTTTGCATCCTGAGTTATACCGCCAGCCTGTTTCCGCGGACGCTGATGCTCGCCCAGCCCGGGTTAGCCGGCAGCGCCGAAGAAGCGACGCGCAAGCTGTGGGATGTTTATGACGCCCATCTTAAAAATGAATACCGAGAGATCAAGTTGCTGGGGATATGGGTCATGTCGCCGACGATCCTTATCACCAGAACCCGGGCCGTCGCCACCGTTGCCGACATGAAGGGGATGAAAGTCCGCATCGGTTCTCCGGATGAATCACATTTCATGCAGGCCTGCGGCGCTGTACCGGTGGCCATGCCCGTAACCGAAGCCTATAATGCCCTCAACACCGGGATC encodes:
- a CDS encoding RidA family protein, with translation MSVNDSLRSISTPKAPAAIGPYSQGVVAGNLLFISGQLPLDPKTGEFVQGGIEEYTHQCLKNLKAIAEAAGSSLERAVKVTVFLTNMEDFACVNQVYTQYFSDNLPARSAFQVAALPKNAAIEIEAIINI
- a CDS encoding D-cysteine desulfhydrase; protein product: MNLAQFPRRRYTEGQTPMEYLPRFSAAVGGPNIYIKRDDLLGLTSGGNKTRKLEFLVADALAQGADTLITCGAVQSNHCRLTLAAAVKEGLKCRLVLEERVPGSYNPKASGNNFLFNLLGVEKIKVVPAGSNMLEAMGRVAEALAAEGRKGYIIPGGGSNPIGATGYVACAQEIQAQLFEKNIRIDRIVTASGSAGTHAGLLVGVCGCNMNIPVVGIGVSRDPKDQDPLVYDLALKTAERVGVKQEIPREAVVTFGDYWRPKYSVPNKKMVEAVNLMAQIEGILLDPVYTGKAMAGLIDLSRSGYFKKGENILFVHTGGSPGLYAYIQPLLGLEEVAD
- a CDS encoding amino acid racemase, translated to MREKIIGIIGGMGPEATIDLMTRVIRATPALDDMDHIRLVVDNNPKVPSRIKALIEKTGESPLTCLQEMARKMADWGVDVLAMPCNTAHYYHPGIQDAVRIPVLDMIGLSVAAIIAGHPGLKTVGLLASTAVIDLQLYEKRFADKGVALIMPANGLQEGIMSTIRKIKTGRYGKEEGDALQSASADLVNKGAEVLLVACTELSIITGEIDVPVPCYDSAQVLAEAIVHAARETG
- a CDS encoding TRAP transporter substrate-binding protein, with the translated sequence MRKCFKIFVVILAVTSILITGGFISAQAKEIVLKLAHPNVPQHPMGEGYELFKTELEKRSGGIFRVDIYDSSKYGNFDAVVQGLQMGVLQMGSDAPNNLSVFNPQLMFLDMPFVIPSYEASDVITDGPIGKRLASSLEKNGILGLGYIEIGFRQIFANRPIRTLEDAKGLKIRATHSKAHIAILKSLGMNPTPVAWGEVYTALQQKTVDGIDIDLNLAWFNKFPEITKYVTLTRSFYSPHLVMISKMFWQKLTPQEQAWVSESFASMQKFEREKIRSNEAIIIEKIKASGGEIIELSPAERERWIKATAGVAPSFATAVPPELIEEMKASIKAKLK
- a CDS encoding TRAP transporter small permease, yielding MKIFVNWLNKFEEATSSVALSLMAIIIILQVFQRYVVQHSLDWPEELARYLFIYSVYVGASYAALGRRHLEVTIVRTIFGKKIGKLFTILAYSITVVFCGLMFVWGIKMVLFVIESNQLAPALQFPMYIAYICIPLGFLLMGIRTLWVIWKLLSEELNS
- a CDS encoding TRAP transporter large permease is translated as MDFPVLLIVISLPIMLILSVPIGVAIGLSVAIAVIAADLPVQFLMQKMFFSLDAFPLLAVPFFIMAGEIMQKGSMAESLLKVSRCLIGHVTGGLAHVSVLTCMFYGALSGSGPATVAAVGGVMIPSMEKEGFSKSFSTATNVSAGCLGVMIPPSVPLIIYGTTANVSVGDLFIAGIVPGIFIGIVLMITCYFLSRIYGFKTKSDKATFKETLRAFSEAKYALFVPIIVLGGIYGGITTPTEAGAIAVTYALIVEGLVLKKLTVQKLWLILRGTTVTNATIFLVVATASALGQILLIYNVPDLLVKALSGVAENRALLLFVIILMLLVLGTFMDALANILILTPLLQPLVVGAGIDMTHFGIIMIATVSLGFLTPPVGVNLFVGCGISGISIESLSYAVLPFLLTMTIAILILAYVPSIVLCLL
- a CDS encoding TRAP transporter substrate-binding protein — encoded protein: MVRSRMTAVHMALIFLAVLMLWIAVPGSAAGKELKLAHFMPPVHLLHQKVFTPLAEDLAKASGGDLTIKIFPSEALGKGPVQQYKRAVEGVADITFCILSYTASLFPRTLMLAQPGLAGSAEEATRKLWDVYDAHLKNEYREIKLLGIWVMSPTILITRTRAVATVADMKGMKVRIGSPDESHFMQACGAVPVAMPVTEAYNALNTGIVDAVLIQPSALYKPWNLAEAAQYVTVNLPSPTSIVFLAMNPKSWNELPAKDQAVLDKLTGREFSIKASLIWSALDVEALEKAKTDSKLGYISPTESQRAGFEAAAKEVVEKELIRLEKEGIAAREIFKAISK